The following are encoded together in the Proteiniphilum saccharofermentans genome:
- a CDS encoding sigma-54 interaction domain-containing protein, with translation MAKHSLQQVKQRFGIIGNDPKLDRAIDVALQVAPTDLSVLITGESGTGKENFPQIVHQYSNRKHGPYFAINCGSIPEGTIDSELFGHEKGSFTGATGTRKGYFEVADEGTLFLDEVGELPLPTQARLLRVLESGEFIKVGSSKVEKTNVRVVAATNLDMIKAVERGKFREDLYYRLNSVPIRIPPLRDRVEDIPLLFRKFAGDCAEKYMMPPITLTDDAKEKLKSYRWPGNVRQLKNITEQISVIEQERLITADILQKYLPNNEVGMLPVSVHQIHESEQKSFANEREILYQVLFDMKKDITDLKRVVKSIMEDSAQHTSYNPTSSEMHSSSIITNDNTRVSVPVKYEAVPKKINLDEPERNNIQEATEYEESTLSISDVEKEMIMKALERHNGKRKLAASDLGISERTLYRKIKEYSLLG, from the coding sequence ATGGCAAAACACTCTTTACAACAGGTGAAGCAACGTTTCGGGATTATTGGCAATGATCCTAAGCTGGATCGTGCTATCGACGTTGCTTTACAGGTGGCTCCCACCGACCTCTCGGTGCTTATCACCGGGGAAAGTGGTACCGGAAAAGAGAATTTCCCGCAAATTGTGCATCAATACAGCAACCGGAAGCATGGCCCCTATTTTGCCATCAACTGCGGTTCAATACCTGAAGGCACCATCGATTCGGAACTATTTGGACATGAAAAGGGCTCGTTTACCGGTGCTACAGGTACCCGAAAAGGTTATTTTGAAGTGGCCGACGAAGGTACACTCTTCCTCGACGAAGTGGGAGAACTCCCGCTCCCAACGCAAGCACGACTACTTCGAGTGCTGGAGAGCGGTGAGTTCATCAAAGTGGGATCCTCAAAAGTAGAAAAGACCAACGTACGTGTGGTGGCTGCTACCAACTTGGATATGATCAAAGCAGTGGAAAGAGGAAAATTCAGGGAAGATCTCTATTATCGCCTCAATTCGGTACCTATCCGTATTCCACCGTTGCGTGACCGGGTTGAAGATATACCTCTTTTGTTCAGGAAATTTGCAGGCGATTGTGCAGAAAAATATATGATGCCTCCTATCACATTGACCGATGATGCAAAAGAGAAACTGAAAAGTTACCGCTGGCCCGGTAATGTGCGTCAACTGAAGAATATCACGGAGCAGATCTCTGTCATTGAGCAGGAACGTCTCATCACAGCCGATATACTTCAGAAGTATCTGCCCAACAACGAAGTAGGAATGCTACCCGTTTCGGTTCATCAAATACATGAGTCGGAACAGAAATCATTCGCCAACGAACGGGAGATCCTTTATCAGGTATTATTTGACATGAAGAAGGATATCACTGACCTGAAACGTGTAGTAAAAAGCATTATGGAGGATTCAGCACAACATACGTCATACAATCCTACGTCATCAGAAATGCATTCTTCTTCTATCATTACAAACGACAATACACGGGTTTCCGTTCCTGTGAAATATGAGGCTGTACCAAAGAAAATTAACCTGGATGAACCTGAAAGGAACAATATCCAGGAAGCCACAGAATATGAGGAAAGTACCCTATCAATCAGTGATGTCGAGAAAGAGATGATCATGAAAGCGCTGGAAAGGCATAATGGAAAAAGGAAACTTGCAGCCAGCGATCTGGGCATTTCGGAACGTACACTTTACCGTAAAATTAAGGAGTACTCACTTTTAGGTTAA
- a CDS encoding porin family protein, whose translation MKRLFFLFFLFSALSAGAQIITYDTIRVSSNDERNIHRNNRSNANIKATSEPLRRENVHATRNQPATFDKSKLRFGANLGLSISSNYTNLGFGPQIGYQFNDYFMAGTGVKYYYTRARTNEYEIRNNLLGANLFGYFYPVNFITLFAQPELNYIWAKFTSKTTKDSIMDRGLVPSLVVGAGFRLGRSHVTLNYDLVQHTNSPHPEGIYLGVSAFF comes from the coding sequence ATGAAACGATTGTTTTTTCTTTTTTTCCTGTTCTCAGCCCTGTCAGCCGGGGCCCAGATCATCACATACGACACCATCAGGGTGTCTTCCAATGATGAAAGGAATATTCATCGTAATAATCGTTCAAACGCTAATATAAAGGCAACCAGCGAACCCTTGCGTAGGGAGAATGTACATGCAACCCGGAACCAGCCTGCCACTTTCGACAAAAGCAAACTCCGTTTTGGAGCTAACCTGGGCCTATCGATAAGCAGTAACTACACAAATCTGGGTTTTGGGCCGCAGATAGGCTACCAATTCAATGATTATTTCATGGCTGGTACAGGGGTCAAATACTACTATACCAGAGCTCGTACTAACGAATATGAAATAAGGAATAATTTACTGGGCGCAAACCTGTTTGGTTATTTCTATCCGGTAAACTTCATCACCCTGTTCGCACAACCCGAACTAAATTATATCTGGGCTAAATTTACCTCCAAGACAACAAAGGATTCCATAATGGACAGGGGACTTGTACCTTCACTGGTAGTAGGAGCCGGTTTCCGTCTGGGAAGATCGCATGTCACTCTGAACTACGACCTAGTGCAACACACAAATTCTCCTCATCCGGAAGGGATCTATTTAGGGGTTTCCGCTTTTTTCTAA
- a CDS encoding ComEC/Rec2 family competence protein codes for MNALIGKTPFFRLLLPLIFGIIAGAIFPGILSVSLPTALAGLSLMLLSFFIRPDDQFRFRWLFGAGVCLFLFSLSLYQFRQHIESAELSPPGYGQYDLGVVLDIPEVKPRSIAVNVKTASPGEKKVILYLEQTDEARGLNPGDEIVFLSKVEPFRNFGNPDDFDYAGYMKNKGFAGSGYIPAVDWQKTGRETKSIPIMAQRFRAKALDFYRSFDLESDAYAFICALTLGYKVHLSNDLQEAFRASGTAHVLALSGLHVGIIYAVISLLFSFFGKNGNGFLIRQWLVISTLWAFVFIVGMSASIVRAAIMLTLFSLGNLYHRSGFTYNSLAAAAFLILIFQPSYLFDVGFQMSFAAVFAILFFNPILNRLYRPPNKVVKYIWNLFCITTAAQLGVFPLVLYHFGTFPTWFFITNMLVVPLVGIIIYAAFPLIIFGLLRSLQWDIITVLYTFFQWVEKNLIELLLRIVYISESIPFAQISDKKISFLQLILLLLFIYSVTRMFVSRHPRPLIISLSALLFFQFTITYKNLTCPAPQLTVFNSPGRSEIAVFHNNKRHYLDITENSFVPHPEKRILLVSETNFTTHYTGEPFPLDILILSRQTSLHIEKLLGMFRPAMIVLDSSIPRYTAFRITQVCAAFNIDIHDVTEKGAFSLNF; via the coding sequence ATGAATGCATTGATCGGAAAAACACCTTTTTTCCGCCTCTTGCTTCCCTTGATTTTCGGTATCATTGCAGGAGCGATTTTTCCCGGAATTCTATCCGTATCGTTACCGACAGCCCTGGCCGGGTTGTCACTTATGTTGTTATCATTTTTTATCCGTCCCGACGATCAATTCAGGTTCAGATGGCTGTTCGGAGCGGGTGTCTGCCTCTTCCTTTTTTCCCTGTCTCTATACCAGTTCCGGCAACATATTGAGTCCGCAGAACTCTCTCCTCCGGGTTACGGCCAATATGACCTCGGCGTTGTGCTCGACATCCCGGAGGTGAAACCACGGAGTATTGCGGTTAATGTAAAAACAGCCTCTCCCGGAGAAAAGAAGGTGATTCTTTATTTAGAGCAGACCGACGAAGCCAGGGGATTAAATCCCGGCGATGAAATTGTCTTTCTGTCCAAAGTAGAACCATTCAGGAATTTTGGTAATCCGGATGATTTTGATTATGCCGGATATATGAAGAACAAAGGATTCGCAGGGTCAGGCTATATTCCTGCGGTTGACTGGCAGAAAACCGGTAGAGAGACGAAGAGCATCCCTATTATGGCTCAACGGTTCAGGGCCAAGGCACTCGACTTTTATCGTTCATTCGATCTGGAAAGCGACGCATATGCGTTTATCTGCGCACTTACCCTCGGCTACAAGGTACACCTCTCCAACGATCTGCAAGAGGCATTCAGGGCATCGGGGACAGCACATGTCCTGGCATTAAGCGGGCTACACGTGGGGATCATTTATGCAGTTATCAGTCTATTGTTCTCGTTCTTTGGAAAAAACGGCAATGGATTCCTTATCCGTCAATGGCTGGTTATTTCTACTCTGTGGGCATTTGTGTTCATAGTGGGAATGTCGGCATCAATAGTCCGTGCAGCCATCATGCTTACCCTGTTTAGCTTGGGAAACCTGTATCATCGCAGCGGATTTACCTATAATTCACTGGCCGCTGCAGCGTTTCTTATTCTCATTTTCCAGCCATCTTATCTATTCGACGTGGGATTTCAGATGAGTTTCGCTGCCGTGTTTGCTATCCTCTTTTTTAATCCGATACTAAACCGGCTCTACCGCCCCCCGAATAAAGTTGTGAAATATATATGGAATCTGTTCTGTATCACCACAGCAGCACAGTTAGGCGTTTTTCCACTGGTACTTTACCATTTCGGTACATTCCCCACCTGGTTTTTCATCACCAATATGCTGGTCGTCCCTCTGGTCGGCATCATCATTTATGCAGCTTTTCCTCTTATTATTTTCGGACTACTCCGTTCCCTGCAATGGGATATCATCACGGTGTTGTATACTTTCTTTCAATGGGTAGAAAAAAACCTGATAGAACTATTATTGAGGATCGTTTACATCTCCGAATCGATCCCTTTTGCCCAAATCTCCGACAAGAAAATATCTTTTCTTCAACTTATACTACTCCTCTTATTTATCTACTCTGTTACCCGGATGTTTGTTTCACGACATCCCCGGCCACTTATCATTTCACTGTCGGCCTTACTCTTTTTCCAATTCACAATCACATATAAAAATCTCACCTGCCCGGCACCACAACTTACCGTATTTAATAGTCCGGGCCGGAGTGAAATAGCTGTATTCCATAACAACAAACGACACTATCTCGATATTACAGAGAACAGCTTTGTCCCCCACCCTGAAAAACGCATCCTGCTGGTATCGGAAACCAATTTCACCACTCATTACACAGGAGAACCATTCCCGCTAGATATTCTGATATTGTCTCGACAAACATCCTTACATATTGAAAAATTACTTGGAATGTTCAGACCCGCCATGATCGTCCTCGACAGTTCGATACCCCGATATACGGCCTTCAGGATAACACAAGTGTGCGCCGCATTCAATATTGATATACACGATGTAACGGAAAAAGGCGCCTTTTCGCTAAATTTTTAG
- the lptE gene encoding LPS assembly lipoprotein LptE: MKKITFILLLLLVSVSSCRISYSFRGTSINYDLTKTLQIAHFVNQAPLVYPPLEQQFNEKMKDMFTRNTRLQLVNQNGDMEIEGEIVGYELTPLAVQEDAFASETRLTMTVRMRFRNNKTDDPEIEERISANRTFSSNQVFDTVQDQLINELIDEIVDQIFNATMSNW, encoded by the coding sequence ATGAAGAAAATTACTTTCATCCTTCTACTGTTACTGGTTTCTGTCAGTTCATGCCGGATATCCTACTCCTTCAGGGGTACCTCCATCAACTATGATCTCACAAAAACACTTCAAATAGCTCATTTCGTCAATCAGGCACCATTGGTTTATCCTCCCCTTGAGCAACAATTCAATGAGAAGATGAAAGATATGTTTACCCGCAACACACGCCTACAGTTGGTAAATCAAAATGGAGATATGGAGATAGAAGGAGAGATCGTAGGATACGAACTGACACCTCTGGCAGTACAAGAGGATGCATTTGCTTCTGAGACACGACTGACTATGACGGTGAGGATGCGATTCCGAAATAATAAAACAGATGATCCCGAGATTGAAGAAAGAATTTCTGCCAATCGAACCTTCTCAAGTAATCAAGTATTTGACACTGTACAGGACCAACTTATTAATGAGCTCATCGACGAAATTGTAGATCAGATATTCAACGCCACCATGTCAAACTGGTAA
- the secG gene encoding preprotein translocase subunit SecG, translated as MYIFITILIVLAAILMIFAVLVQKSKGGGLASGFASSNQIMGVRKTTDFLEKFTWTLAGTIIVLSILTAKYTTSHSHTPQSQIEVEQPAPLNPSTAPNVTPEIPVPSQMPAQPQPEEGTQGE; from the coding sequence ATGTATATTTTCATCACAATCCTTATTGTATTGGCAGCGATCTTGATGATCTTCGCCGTATTGGTACAAAAATCCAAAGGGGGAGGACTGGCAAGCGGTTTCGCATCTTCAAACCAAATTATGGGTGTTCGGAAGACTACTGATTTTCTGGAGAAGTTCACATGGACATTGGCAGGAACGATCATCGTTTTGAGTATCCTGACGGCCAAATACACGACCTCACACTCACATACCCCACAGTCTCAGATTGAGGTGGAACAACCGGCTCCGCTGAATCCTTCTACGGCTCCGAATGTAACTCCTGAAATACCTGTTCCGTCGCAAATGCCCGCTCAACCCCAACCGGAAGAAGGCACACAGGGAGAGTAA
- a CDS encoding DUF4827 domain-containing protein yields MKLFNSIVLILVSLFILTTSCNNRKTYADRLKDERKAIDLFIAKNNIEVLREFPANGEFDDNDFYRDPNSGVYFNIIDYGDSAIKPQWREKIYIRFKGLHYFATGDTILYSNYQSTFPEELEYFGPVNSTTLSAYSNSTAGWAVPLSYVGHRGKVKLIVPFEMGSSYDKDQFTPTYYEQVEYRFENQW; encoded by the coding sequence ATGAAACTATTCAATTCCATAGTTCTCATCCTTGTCAGTTTATTTATTCTGACTACCTCCTGCAATAACAGGAAAACATATGCTGACCGTCTAAAAGATGAAAGGAAAGCAATCGACCTCTTTATTGCGAAGAATAATATTGAAGTTCTCAGGGAGTTTCCGGCAAATGGTGAGTTCGATGACAATGATTTCTATAGAGACCCCAATTCAGGTGTCTATTTCAATATTATTGATTACGGTGATTCCGCTATCAAACCTCAATGGAGGGAAAAAATATATATCCGTTTTAAAGGGTTACATTATTTTGCGACCGGAGACACAATCCTATACTCCAATTATCAGAGTACTTTTCCGGAAGAACTGGAATATTTTGGGCCGGTCAATTCAACCACGTTAAGTGCCTATTCAAATTCAACCGCAGGATGGGCAGTTCCGTTATCTTATGTAGGACATAGAGGAAAAGTGAAACTTATCGTTCCTTTCGAAATGGGATCATCATACGACAAAGATCAGTTTACACCCACTTATTATGAACAGGTGGAATACAGATTTGAAAATCAATGGTAA
- a CDS encoding DHH family phosphoesterase has product MNSTVSISNVIQPQKVEQVMDAIAKAEKIVITTHRSPDGDALGSSLALYHFLKRRNKTVKIIVPNSFPYFLKWMPGVREVEIYEYNPSAAQHILKHADLIFSLDYNISKRVGDMGPFLDKSPARKILIDHHLLPGENFDITVSHPEISSTSELLFRLFYQAGRYEELTQAEAECIYCGMMTDTGSFTYNSNDPEVFEIISLLLRKNINKDAIYSQVFDNYSEERFRLLGFTLSQRMEVYPELHSALLYLSKEDQAQFRFSKGDTEGFVNYPLSIKGIFFSTFIREDEDLVKLSFRSQKSFPCNEFAADFFNGGGHLNASGGEFYGSFEEAIHVFKEGLKSYEEKLKNVANNL; this is encoded by the coding sequence ATGAATTCTACAGTATCGATCTCAAATGTGATTCAGCCCCAAAAAGTAGAGCAGGTTATGGATGCCATCGCCAAGGCAGAAAAGATCGTCATCACCACCCACCGTTCACCCGACGGTGACGCATTAGGATCTTCGCTTGCGCTTTACCATTTCCTGAAAAGAAGAAACAAAACCGTAAAGATCATCGTACCCAACTCGTTTCCCTATTTCCTTAAATGGATGCCGGGAGTACGGGAAGTTGAAATATATGAATATAATCCCTCCGCAGCGCAGCACATACTCAAGCATGCCGATCTGATCTTTTCCCTGGACTATAACATCTCCAAACGGGTAGGTGACATGGGGCCTTTTCTCGACAAATCACCGGCCAGGAAAATCCTGATCGACCACCATCTTCTTCCGGGAGAGAATTTCGATATAACAGTGTCACATCCCGAAATATCATCCACAAGTGAACTTCTGTTCAGGTTATTCTATCAGGCGGGAAGATATGAAGAGTTGACGCAAGCAGAAGCTGAATGCATCTATTGTGGCATGATGACCGACACAGGCAGCTTCACCTACAATTCAAACGATCCTGAGGTTTTCGAGATCATCAGCCTTTTATTACGGAAAAACATCAATAAAGATGCTATCTATTCACAGGTATTCGATAATTATTCTGAAGAGCGATTCCGCTTGCTTGGATTTACCTTATCGCAACGAATGGAAGTGTATCCTGAACTACATTCGGCCCTTCTTTACCTCTCCAAGGAAGATCAGGCTCAATTTCGTTTCAGCAAGGGTGATACCGAGGGATTCGTTAATTATCCGCTCAGTATCAAAGGTATATTTTTTTCTACCTTTATCCGCGAAGATGAAGATCTGGTGAAACTCTCGTTTCGTTCCCAGAAATCATTCCCTTGCAATGAGTTCGCAGCCGACTTCTTCAATGGAGGGGGACACCTGAACGCCTCAGGAGGTGAATTTTACGGCTCTTTTGAAGAGGCCATCCATGTTTTCAAGGAGGGTTTGAAGTCATATGAGGAGAAATTAAAAAATGTGGCAAACAACCTTTAA
- the glmM gene encoding phosphoglucosamine mutase, with amino-acid sequence MTLIKSISGIRGTIGGIIAENLTPLDIVKFTAAYAAFIKKQSQKQKPCIVVGRDARISGEMVHRIITGTLIGMGCDVTDIGMATTPTTEIAVEKENASGGIIITASHNPKQWNALKLLNSRGEFLNAAEGEEILSIAESDDFVFSPVDELGKVTQKQYLHDHIQQVLSLELVDKKAIEAANFRVAIDCVNSVGGIAIPELLYALGVKEIFKLHCAPHGNFSHNPEPLPQHLAELASLTRSSKATVGFAVDPDVDRLAIYCEDGEPFGEEYTLVAVSDYILQHTPGNTVSNLSSSRALKDITHARGGEYNAAAVGEVNVVAKMKETNAVIGGEGNGGIIYPALHYGRDALAGIALFLTYLAKSGKTPSELRKSYPPYFMAKQKVELTPDIDTEIILDKVKEKFSDQQITDIDGVKIDFPDKWVHLRRSNTEPIIRVYSEAHSMQEAEEIGKQIIKLIQEFS; translated from the coding sequence ATGACATTAATCAAATCCATATCCGGGATAAGAGGAACAATCGGTGGTATCATTGCAGAAAACCTGACTCCGCTCGATATCGTAAAATTTACAGCTGCTTATGCCGCATTTATCAAAAAACAGTCACAAAAGCAAAAACCCTGTATTGTTGTAGGGAGAGATGCCCGTATTTCAGGAGAGATGGTGCATCGTATCATCACCGGCACATTGATAGGAATGGGATGTGATGTTACCGATATCGGGATGGCCACAACCCCTACCACCGAGATCGCCGTTGAAAAAGAAAATGCTTCCGGAGGTATCATTATTACGGCCAGCCACAATCCAAAACAGTGGAATGCCCTGAAATTATTAAACAGCAGGGGAGAATTTCTAAATGCAGCGGAAGGAGAAGAAATTCTCAGTATTGCCGAATCGGATGACTTTGTATTTTCACCTGTGGATGAATTGGGGAAAGTCACCCAAAAACAATATCTTCACGATCACATTCAACAAGTGCTGTCTCTCGAGTTAGTGGACAAAAAGGCTATAGAGGCTGCCAACTTCCGGGTGGCAATAGACTGTGTAAACTCTGTCGGAGGGATCGCCATTCCTGAATTATTATATGCATTGGGAGTGAAGGAGATATTTAAACTGCATTGTGCACCGCACGGTAATTTCTCACATAATCCCGAACCTCTTCCACAACATCTGGCCGAACTGGCTTCGCTTACCCGAAGTTCTAAAGCAACCGTAGGATTTGCCGTGGATCCGGACGTAGACCGATTGGCCATCTATTGCGAAGATGGTGAACCGTTTGGAGAAGAGTATACGCTCGTGGCCGTATCGGATTATATTTTACAACATACGCCCGGCAATACGGTATCCAACCTCAGCTCCAGCCGTGCACTAAAGGATATTACACATGCCAGGGGTGGAGAATATAATGCTGCAGCTGTAGGAGAGGTGAATGTGGTGGCTAAAATGAAAGAGACAAATGCAGTTATCGGGGGTGAAGGTAATGGTGGCATTATTTATCCTGCTTTACATTATGGCCGCGATGCGCTTGCAGGCATTGCCCTGTTCCTCACCTATCTCGCCAAATCAGGTAAAACACCTTCTGAACTGAGAAAATCATATCCACCCTATTTTATGGCAAAACAAAAGGTAGAGCTTACCCCGGACATAGATACGGAAATAATTCTGGATAAGGTAAAAGAGAAATTCAGTGATCAACAGATAACCGATATCGACGGAGTGAAAATCGACTTTCCCGACAAATGGGTACATCTGAGAAGATCAAACACAGAACCTATCATCCGTGTTTATTCGGAAGCACATTCCATGCAAGAGGCAGAAGAGATCGGCAAACAGATTATAAAACTCATCCAAGAGTTCTCATAA
- a CDS encoding lysophospholipid acyltransferase family protein, with translation MKETLISREELRSLHPAFRGKYGDKLIDLGLRISALNVANEIYNRSKHLTGPAFCKDLLDKLEITRTVRNTEVLDEFRDRPFITVSNHPYGHVDGIAAIETVGSRVHNYKMMVNVILGLIDTMAENFITVNPMKYAEKNSITYAGIKESIAHVKAGFPLGFFAAGAVSNLIFKKGKLVIEDREWQPAVVKIIQKTKVPVIPMHISGHNSLSFYLSKIFGYKVRTLRLCHELYNKKGKEMVITLGNPIMPDMIASFKDDTSGLGEYLKKETYALGKK, from the coding sequence ATGAAAGAAACATTGATCAGTCGCGAAGAGTTGCGCAGTCTGCACCCTGCATTCAGGGGCAAATACGGAGACAAATTGATAGACTTGGGCTTAAGAATATCTGCATTGAATGTTGCAAATGAAATTTACAACCGATCTAAGCATCTTACCGGCCCTGCTTTTTGTAAAGATCTGCTGGATAAACTCGAAATCACCCGTACGGTAAGAAACACGGAGGTACTCGATGAATTCCGGGATCGTCCCTTCATCACAGTATCCAATCATCCTTACGGACATGTCGACGGAATTGCTGCGATCGAGACCGTGGGCAGCCGGGTACATAATTATAAAATGATGGTGAATGTTATTCTCGGATTGATCGATACGATGGCAGAGAATTTCATTACGGTAAACCCTATGAAATATGCTGAGAAAAACAGTATCACCTATGCCGGCATCAAAGAGAGTATCGCCCATGTAAAGGCAGGATTTCCATTGGGTTTTTTCGCCGCAGGAGCTGTGTCGAATCTTATTTTTAAGAAAGGAAAACTGGTGATTGAAGACCGGGAGTGGCAACCGGCAGTTGTCAAGATTATCCAGAAAACGAAAGTACCGGTCATCCCGATGCATATCTCCGGACATAATAGCCTTTCGTTTTATCTTTCAAAAATATTTGGTTATAAAGTGCGTACCCTTAGGCTGTGCCATGAATTATATAACAAAAAGGGAAAAGAAATGGTAATCACGCTGGGGAATCCCATTATGCCGGATATGATAGCATCGTTTAAGGATGATACATCAGGATTGGGTGAATACCTGAAGAAAGAAACCTATGCTTTAGGAAAGAAATAA
- the rpe gene encoding ribulose-phosphate 3-epimerase, with amino-acid sequence MGTMVAPSLLAANFLNLERDIEMLNRSEADWIHLDIMDGVFVPNISFGFPVIDLLKKATQKPLDVHLMIVQPEKFINEIAATGATYMNVHYEACIHLHRVVQEIRKKGMKPVVTLNPHTPVSVLEDILPDLDMVLLMSVNPGFGGQQFIEHSVRKTAMLKEMILRQQTSTLIEVDGGINLETGKRLVDAGADVLVAGSFVFSSEHPEETIHQLKML; translated from the coding sequence ATGGGCACAATGGTAGCGCCGTCGCTGTTGGCGGCTAATTTTCTGAACCTTGAAAGAGACATCGAAATGCTGAATCGCAGCGAGGCCGATTGGATCCACCTGGATATCATGGATGGAGTTTTCGTGCCCAACATATCCTTCGGATTTCCGGTGATCGACCTCTTGAAAAAAGCAACCCAAAAACCGCTGGATGTACATCTGATGATCGTACAACCTGAAAAGTTTATCAATGAAATCGCTGCTACGGGTGCGACCTACATGAATGTGCATTACGAGGCTTGTATACACCTGCACCGGGTGGTACAGGAGATAAGGAAAAAAGGGATGAAGCCGGTTGTCACCCTGAATCCGCATACCCCCGTGTCGGTACTCGAAGATATCCTTCCCGACCTGGACATGGTACTTTTGATGTCAGTGAACCCGGGGTTTGGCGGGCAACAATTTATTGAGCATTCCGTCAGGAAAACAGCTATGCTCAAAGAGATGATCCTGCGACAGCAAACTTCTACCCTGATTGAAGTGGATGGCGGGATAAATCTGGAAACAGGCAAAAGATTGGTAGATGCAGGTGCCGATGTGCTGGTTGCCGGTAGTTTTGTATTCTCTTCAGAGCATCCTGAGGAAACCATCCACCAATTAAAAATGCTGTAA